One segment of Streptomyces sp. NA02950 DNA contains the following:
- a CDS encoding deoxyribonuclease IV — MTTHRTRNPVGGHIRVAGGLATVGLAHARDIGAETVQVFVANPRGWATPTGTPAQDEAFRTGCAEQSMPVYVHAPYLINFGSHTEATAERSVDSLRHSLRRGREIGARGVVVHTGSATGGRERVQALAQVRERVLPLLDELTHDDDPWLLLEPTAGQGTSLCALVEDLGPYFEALGRHPRLGVCLDTCHVFAAGHDLAASGGMKQTLDELVAVTGPGRLKLIHANDSKDVVGAHKDRHANIGAGHIGAEPFRELFGHPATEGVPLVIETPGGTEGHAADVARLKELRDG, encoded by the coding sequence GTGACTACGCACCGCACCCGCAACCCCGTCGGCGGCCATATCCGCGTCGCGGGCGGACTGGCCACCGTCGGTCTCGCCCACGCCCGGGACATCGGCGCCGAGACCGTCCAGGTCTTCGTCGCCAATCCACGCGGCTGGGCGACCCCGACCGGCACCCCCGCCCAGGACGAGGCGTTCCGCACCGGCTGCGCCGAGCAGTCGATGCCGGTCTACGTCCACGCCCCGTACCTGATCAACTTCGGTTCGCACACCGAGGCCACGGCCGAGCGCTCGGTGGACTCCCTGCGCCATTCGCTGCGCCGCGGCCGCGAGATCGGCGCGCGGGGCGTCGTGGTCCACACCGGCTCGGCGACCGGCGGCCGGGAGCGCGTCCAGGCGCTCGCCCAGGTGCGGGAGCGGGTGCTGCCGCTGCTGGACGAGCTGACGCACGACGACGACCCCTGGCTGCTGCTGGAGCCCACCGCCGGACAGGGCACCTCGCTGTGCGCGCTGGTGGAGGACCTCGGGCCGTACTTCGAGGCGCTGGGCCGCCATCCGCGGCTGGGCGTCTGCCTGGACACCTGCCATGTCTTCGCCGCGGGCCACGACCTCGCCGCCTCCGGCGGGATGAAGCAGACCCTCGACGAGTTGGTGGCGGTCACCGGGCCGGGGCGGCTGAAGCTCATCCACGCCAATGACTCCAAGGACGTGGTCGGCGCCCACAAGGACCGGCACGCCAACATCGGCGCCGGGCACATCGGCGCGGAGCCGTTCCGCGAGCTGTTCGGCCATCCGGCGACCGAGGGGGTGCCGCTGGTGATCGAGACCCCGGGCGGCACCGAGGGGCATGCGGCGGATGTGGCGCGGCTCAAGGAGCTGCGGGACGGATGA
- a CDS encoding bacterioferritin-associated ferredoxin gives MYVCSCFGITEKQVREHAETGACTPRQIAGACKAGTDCGSCVRKIQALLGRGSCPRRENLDPVVLTSAVEVPAALAAPAAEAA, from the coding sequence GTGTACGTCTGCTCATGCTTCGGCATCACCGAGAAGCAGGTGCGCGAGCACGCGGAAACGGGTGCCTGCACACCACGCCAGATCGCCGGCGCCTGCAAGGCGGGCACCGACTGCGGTTCCTGCGTCCGCAAGATCCAGGCACTGCTGGGGCGCGGTTCGTGCCCGCGGCGCGAGAACCTCGATCCGGTGGTGCTGACCTCTGCCGTTGAGGTGCCCGCCGCGCTCGCCGCACCGGCGGCCGAGGCCGCCTGA
- a CDS encoding DUF4396 domain-containing protein — MSTASWPTAARATLHCLTGCAIGEILGMAIGTALAWHNAPTMALAIMFAFTFGYAFTVRGVLRSGLGPRTAVRVALAADTVSIAVMELADNGTILLFPGAMESTLSEALFWISLALSFVVAFLVTTPVNKWMIGRGKGHAVVHQHH, encoded by the coding sequence ATGAGTACGGCGAGCTGGCCCACGGCCGCGCGGGCGACTCTGCACTGCCTCACCGGCTGCGCCATCGGCGAGATCCTTGGCATGGCCATCGGCACCGCTCTGGCCTGGCACAACGCCCCGACCATGGCACTGGCGATCATGTTCGCCTTCACCTTCGGCTATGCGTTCACCGTGCGCGGAGTGCTGCGGTCCGGACTGGGGCCGCGCACCGCGGTACGGGTCGCGCTGGCCGCCGACACCGTCTCGATCGCGGTGATGGAGCTGGCCGACAACGGCACGATCCTGCTCTTCCCGGGCGCGATGGAGTCGACCCTGTCCGAGGCGCTGTTCTGGATCAGCCTGGCACTGTCGTTCGTGGTCGCGTTCCTGGTGACGACACCGGTGAACAAGTGGATGATCGGGCGCGGCAAGGGCCATGCGGTGGTGCACCAGCACCACTGA
- a CDS encoding helix-turn-helix transcriptional regulator, which yields MVNISALDPSASPLNYYGYELRRLRESACLTLNQLGKIIFCTGSLIGQIETARKAPTRELTERADAALEAEGALLRLWPLVARSQLPGWFQPYAEMEAIATYISTYQTQLVHGLLQTEEYAREVLGVLTEDRLDVRVEARSERQRILARTTPPAVWVVLGEAVLHGTIGGPDVMRRQLAHLLSFRRQGHVNVQVLPFTAGAHAGLMGSFTVLRFKDEPDILYTPDYNSGHMTFNPTDLRDRSLRYDHLQAAALSLEDSAELIVQVMEERYGEHP from the coding sequence GTGGTGAACATCAGCGCATTGGACCCGAGTGCATCCCCGCTGAACTACTACGGTTACGAGCTGCGACGGCTGCGCGAGTCCGCGTGCCTCACGTTGAACCAGCTCGGCAAGATCATCTTCTGTACGGGCTCACTGATCGGCCAGATCGAGACGGCCCGCAAAGCGCCGACGCGCGAGCTGACCGAGCGGGCGGACGCCGCACTGGAGGCGGAGGGGGCGCTGCTGCGGTTATGGCCGCTGGTGGCGCGGAGCCAGTTGCCGGGCTGGTTCCAGCCCTATGCCGAGATGGAGGCCATCGCGACCTACATCTCGACGTACCAGACACAGCTCGTACATGGCCTGCTCCAGACCGAGGAGTACGCGCGTGAAGTACTCGGCGTGCTCACGGAGGATCGTCTCGACGTACGAGTGGAAGCGCGGAGCGAACGACAGCGCATCCTGGCCCGCACAACGCCTCCAGCTGTGTGGGTCGTCTTGGGCGAGGCAGTGCTGCACGGAACCATAGGTGGGCCGGACGTAATGCGGAGGCAACTTGCCCACCTGTTGAGCTTCCGTCGCCAGGGGCACGTGAACGTCCAGGTGCTGCCGTTCACCGCCGGAGCGCACGCGGGGCTCATGGGTTCCTTCACGGTGCTCCGCTTCAAAGACGAGCCAGACATCCTCTACACACCGGACTACAACTCCGGCCACATGACCTTCAACCCGACTGACCTCAGGGACCGTTCGCTCCGTTACGATCACCTGCAAGCCGCCGCCCTGTCCCTGGAAGACTCGGCGGAACTGATCGTCCAGGTGATGGAGGAGCGCTATGGGGAGCACCCCTGA
- the thiS gene encoding sulfur carrier protein ThiS, translating into MTVSVNGEPREIVEGTTLDRLVATLTQAPSGVAAAVNETVVPRGQWPVTALGEGDRVEVLTAVQGG; encoded by the coding sequence ATGACCGTCTCCGTAAACGGGGAGCCCCGCGAGATCGTCGAGGGCACCACCCTCGACCGGCTGGTGGCCACCCTCACCCAGGCGCCCTCGGGCGTCGCCGCGGCCGTCAACGAGACCGTGGTACCGCGCGGCCAGTGGCCGGTGACGGCCCTGGGCGAGGGCGACCGTGTCGAGGTCCTCACCGCGGTCCAGGGAGGCTGA
- a CDS encoding thiazole synthase: MAPTTTDTTTDTTTHTTHTTTPGAGGTAPAPAADPLTIAGTDFGSRLIMGTGGAPSLEILENSLLASGTELTTVAMRRLDPTVQGSVLSVLERHGIRALPNTAGCFTAGEAVLTARLAREALGTDWVKLEVVADERTLLPDPVELLDAAETLVDDGFTVLPYTNDDPVLARKLEDVGCAAIMPLGSPIGSGLGIRNPHNFELIVDRATVPVILDAGAGTASDASLAMELGCAAVMLASAVTRAREPVLMAAAMRHAVEAGRLARRAGRIPRRHFAEASSPAEGLAALDPERPAF, translated from the coding sequence ATGGCTCCCACCACGACGGACACGACGACGGACACGACCACGCACACCACGCACACCACGACGCCCGGGGCCGGAGGCACGGCGCCCGCGCCCGCCGCCGACCCGCTCACCATCGCCGGGACCGACTTCGGCTCCCGCCTGATCATGGGCACCGGCGGGGCGCCCAGTCTGGAGATCCTGGAGAACTCCCTGCTCGCCTCCGGCACCGAGCTGACGACGGTCGCGATGCGGCGACTGGACCCCACCGTGCAGGGTTCGGTGCTCTCCGTGCTGGAGCGGCACGGCATCCGCGCGCTGCCCAACACCGCGGGCTGTTTCACCGCCGGGGAGGCCGTGCTGACCGCGCGGCTGGCCCGTGAGGCGCTGGGCACGGACTGGGTGAAGCTCGAGGTGGTGGCCGACGAGCGCACCCTCCTCCCCGACCCCGTGGAGCTGCTGGACGCCGCCGAGACCCTGGTGGACGACGGCTTCACCGTGCTGCCGTACACCAACGACGACCCGGTGCTCGCCCGCAAGCTGGAGGACGTGGGCTGCGCCGCGATCATGCCGCTGGGCTCGCCCATCGGCTCCGGTCTCGGCATCCGCAATCCGCACAACTTCGAGCTGATCGTCGATCGGGCCACCGTGCCGGTGATCCTCGACGCGGGCGCGGGCACCGCGTCGGACGCCTCGCTCGCGATGGAGCTGGGCTGTGCGGCGGTGATGCTCGCCTCGGCCGTCACCCGGGCGCGGGAGCCGGTGCTGATGGCGGCGGCGATGCGGCACGCGGTGGAGGCGGGGCGGCTGGCCCGCCGGGCGGGCCGGATCCCGCGCCGCCACTTCGCGGAGGCGTCGTCCCCGGCGGAGGGGCTGGCGGCGCTGGACCCGGAGCGGCCCGCCTTCTAG
- a CDS encoding ATP-binding protein: protein MNKDIAYPPPQYHLTLAAMSPHAVRHIRRLVRTYAAMWEMPHIAEVAELAVSELLSNVIRHVPDRSCTVLLIAEQGRLRVEVGDNWAALPARRAAGPWEESGRGLAMVDLITDAWGVDRTPARPGKRVWFELKA from the coding sequence GTGAACAAAGACATCGCGTACCCCCCGCCGCAGTACCACCTCACCCTGGCCGCCATGTCCCCGCACGCCGTCCGTCACATCCGCCGCCTCGTCCGCACGTATGCCGCGATGTGGGAGATGCCTCACATCGCCGAGGTGGCCGAGCTGGCCGTCAGCGAACTTCTCTCCAACGTGATCCGGCACGTACCCGACCGGTCCTGCACCGTGCTGCTGATCGCGGAGCAGGGGCGGTTGCGGGTCGAGGTGGGCGACAACTGGGCCGCGTTACCGGCCAGGCGGGCCGCCGGGCCGTGGGAGGAGAGCGGCCGGGGGCTCGCCATGGTGGATCTGATCACGGACGCCTGGGGCGTCGACCGGACCCCGGCGCGACCCGGAAAGCGGGTCTGGTTCGAGCTCAAGGCCTGA
- the thiO gene encoding glycine oxidase ThiO, with translation MRTSGTHASTKGTRSYDALVIGGGIIGLVTAWRAAQRGLRTALADPAPGGGAAMVAAGMLGSVGEFRYGEHALLDLNLASAARYPEFVAEVEEAGGQEVGYRDCGTLMVALDADDRAHLRDLHEQHQRYGLDVEWLTGRECRRLEPMLAPGVRGGMRVDGDHQVDPRRLAAALLRACERAGVVVHRVLAERLTVAGDRATGAELADGTRIRAGQTVLAAGSLSARLAGLPQEVLPPVRPVKGQVLRLTVPAAYRPFLSRVVRAVVRGTDVYLVPRLNGELVIGATSEERGWDTTVTASGVYELLRDAHELLPGITELPLVETCAGLRPGSPDNGPFLGPTSLPGLQMATGHFRNGVLLTPITGDVMAEALTGGELPPVARAFTPHRLDGTARPSINALQEQPA, from the coding sequence ATGCGCACATCGGGGACCCATGCGAGCACCAAGGGAACGCGGAGCTACGACGCCCTCGTGATCGGGGGCGGCATCATCGGGCTGGTCACGGCCTGGCGGGCGGCCCAGCGCGGGCTGCGGACCGCGCTGGCGGACCCGGCGCCCGGCGGCGGGGCGGCCATGGTGGCGGCCGGGATGCTGGGATCCGTCGGGGAGTTCCGGTACGGCGAGCACGCGCTGCTCGATCTCAATCTCGCGTCCGCGGCCCGCTATCCGGAGTTCGTGGCGGAGGTGGAGGAGGCGGGCGGCCAGGAGGTCGGCTACCGCGACTGCGGCACGCTCATGGTGGCGCTCGACGCCGACGACCGCGCCCATCTGCGCGACCTCCATGAGCAGCACCAGCGCTACGGGCTGGACGTGGAGTGGCTGACCGGGCGCGAATGCCGCCGTCTGGAACCGATGCTGGCACCGGGCGTCCGCGGCGGGATGCGCGTCGACGGCGATCACCAGGTGGATCCGCGGCGGCTGGCGGCGGCGCTGCTGCGCGCCTGCGAGCGGGCCGGTGTGGTCGTCCACCGCGTCCTCGCCGAGCGGCTGACGGTCGCCGGGGACCGCGCCACGGGCGCGGAGCTGGCCGACGGTACCCGGATCCGCGCCGGGCAGACCGTGCTGGCCGCCGGAAGCCTCAGCGCCCGGCTGGCGGGGTTGCCCCAGGAGGTGCTGCCGCCGGTGCGCCCGGTCAAGGGCCAGGTGCTGCGGCTGACCGTGCCCGCCGCCTACCGGCCGTTCCTGTCCCGGGTGGTACGGGCCGTGGTGCGCGGCACGGACGTCTATCTCGTCCCGCGCCTCAACGGCGAGCTGGTGATCGGCGCGACCTCCGAGGAGCGCGGCTGGGACACCACGGTCACCGCGAGCGGGGTGTACGAGCTGCTGCGCGACGCCCATGAGTTGCTCCCCGGCATCACCGAACTGCCGCTCGTCGAGACCTGTGCCGGGCTGCGCCCCGGCTCCCCCGACAACGGCCCCTTCCTCGGGCCGACGTCGCTGCCGGGGCTCCAGATGGCCACCGGCCACTTCCGCAACGGCGTCCTTCTCACCCCGATCACGGGCGATGTCATGGCCGAGGCGCTGACCGGCGGAGAACTCCCGCCGGTGGCCCGCGCGTTCACCCCGCACCGGCTCGACGGCACCGCACGGCCCTCGATCAACGCACTCCAGGAGCAGCCCGCATGA
- the bfr gene encoding bacterioferritin, with translation MQGDPEVLEFLNEQLTGELTAINQYFLHSKMQDNFGWTRLATYTRAESFDEMKHAELLTDRILLLDGLPNYQRLFHVRVGQSVTEMFQADRQVEVEAIDRLKRGIELMRTKGDITSANIFEDILADEEQHIDYLDTQLALIEKLGEALYIAQQIEQPSD, from the coding sequence ATGCAGGGCGACCCCGAGGTCCTCGAGTTCCTGAACGAGCAGCTGACCGGTGAGCTGACCGCGATCAATCAGTACTTTCTGCACTCGAAGATGCAGGACAACTTTGGCTGGACACGGCTTGCCACATACACCCGGGCCGAGTCCTTCGACGAGATGAAGCACGCCGAGCTGCTCACCGACCGGATCCTTCTCCTCGACGGTCTCCCCAATTACCAACGGCTCTTCCACGTCCGCGTGGGGCAGTCCGTCACCGAGATGTTCCAGGCCGACCGGCAGGTGGAGGTCGAGGCCATCGACCGCCTCAAGCGGGGCATCGAGCTCATGCGCACCAAGGGCGACATCACCTCGGCCAATATCTTCGAGGACATCCTCGCCGACGAGGAGCAGCACATCGACTATCTCGACACCCAGCTCGCGCTGATCGAGAAGCTCGGTGAGGCCCTCTACATCGCCCAGCAGATCGAGCAGCCGAGCGACTGA
- a CDS encoding DUF397 domain-containing protein has translation MGSTPELTTAQWRKSSYSGDDGGECVECAPLGGAAWRKSSYSGHDGADCVEVAEIATRQRVAVRDSKNPHGPTLLLSPAAFADFVTATATGAL, from the coding sequence ATGGGGAGCACCCCTGAACTGACGACAGCGCAGTGGCGTAAGTCCAGCTACAGCGGCGACGATGGCGGCGAATGCGTGGAGTGCGCCCCTCTCGGCGGCGCCGCGTGGCGTAAGTCCAGCTACAGCGGGCACGACGGTGCCGATTGCGTCGAGGTCGCGGAGATAGCCACCCGGCAGCGGGTAGCCGTGCGGGATTCCAAGAATCCCCACGGCCCCACCCTGCTGCTCTCCCCCGCCGCCTTCGCCGACTTCGTCACCGCGACAGCGACCGGCGCGCTCTGA
- a CDS encoding SRPBCC domain-containing protein, which translates to MTVTVADRIEREVYVSAPIDRVWRVLTTPEHIRAWYASGGCELDLRPGGTLRFRWDEHGEFHGRVERAVPDALFRFRLAHEPDRPGTEAATATLVEFRISPEGEGTRLRLTESGIRSLEVSDEVKAQHAEYAALAWTSALEELAALAAASHN; encoded by the coding sequence GTGACCGTGACCGTGGCCGACCGGATCGAGCGCGAGGTGTACGTCTCCGCGCCCATCGACCGGGTGTGGCGGGTGCTGACGACGCCCGAGCACATCCGCGCCTGGTACGCCTCCGGGGGCTGCGAGCTGGACCTGCGCCCCGGCGGCACGCTCCGCTTCCGCTGGGACGAGCACGGGGAGTTCCACGGCCGGGTGGAGCGGGCGGTCCCGGACGCCCTCTTCCGCTTCCGGCTGGCCCATGAGCCGGACCGGCCCGGCACCGAGGCGGCCACGGCCACCCTGGTGGAGTTCCGGATCTCCCCGGAGGGCGAGGGCACCCGCCTCCGCTTGACGGAATCCGGTATCCGCTCTCTGGAAGTCTCCGACGAGGTGAAGGCCCAGCACGCCGAGTACGCCGCGCTGGCCTGGACCTCCGCCCTCGAGGAGCTGGCCGCCCTGGCCGCCGCGTCGCACAACTGA
- the pknB gene encoding Stk1 family PASTA domain-containing Ser/Thr kinase, which produces MDTTLQDPLVGQVLDGRYRVEARIAVGGMATVYRAVDTRLDRVIALKVMHQSLATDAAFVERFIREAKSVARLAHSNVVGVYDQGTDGVHVYLAMEYVAGCTLRDVLRERGALQPRAALDILEPVLAALGAAHRAGFVHRDMKPENVLIGDDGRVKVADFGLVRAVDTNTSASTGTVLGTVSYLAPEQIENGTADPRADVYACGVVLYEMLTGSKPHGGSTPAQILYQHLNEDVPPPSALAPDVAPELDSLIASATAREITLRPADAVALLGQTRSARAALTNAQLDAVPPQAREEGTDSGSENRTTVIPRPAAGAGDQDQLHRTSRLELPPDPPERRGRGNRDRDRGGRMPRRGIVTIIAGVLLALGIGVGVWYINSGQFTKVPPVLKMTQAKAEKKLHDTGLDVKVVSEFSDVVDKGRVISTKPGVGARIRDNGTVTIRVSQGPERAEVPNVVGTTLAEAKKKIADQGLTVGRITRSFSDETAQGSVLSTNPREGSVRRPDTPVAIVVSKGPKIDIPDVIGDMLDDARSELNDEGFKVKIAEQRVFSDEDKGAVARQSPGDVAAKGDTVTLTLSKGQEMIEVPDVEGMSIDDATTELEDAGFEVDVDKPLFAGDTIKDQSVDGGDKAPKGSTITIEVKGVF; this is translated from the coding sequence GTGGATACGACGCTCCAGGACCCCCTTGTCGGGCAGGTGCTCGACGGCCGCTACCGCGTGGAGGCGCGCATCGCCGTGGGCGGGATGGCGACGGTCTACCGCGCCGTCGACACCCGGCTCGACCGCGTCATCGCCCTGAAGGTGATGCACCAGAGCCTCGCCACCGACGCCGCCTTCGTCGAGCGCTTCATCCGCGAGGCGAAGTCCGTGGCCAGACTCGCGCACTCCAATGTGGTCGGCGTCTACGACCAGGGCACCGACGGTGTGCACGTGTATCTGGCGATGGAGTACGTCGCGGGCTGCACCCTGCGTGATGTGCTGCGCGAGCGCGGCGCCCTCCAGCCGCGTGCCGCGCTCGACATCCTGGAACCGGTGCTCGCCGCGCTCGGCGCGGCCCACCGGGCCGGGTTCGTGCACCGCGACATGAAGCCGGAGAACGTGCTGATCGGGGACGACGGCCGGGTCAAGGTCGCCGACTTCGGTCTGGTGCGGGCGGTGGACACCAACACCAGCGCCTCCACCGGCACCGTCCTCGGCACCGTCTCCTATCTCGCGCCCGAGCAGATAGAGAACGGCACGGCCGATCCGCGGGCCGATGTGTACGCCTGCGGTGTGGTGCTCTACGAGATGCTGACCGGCTCCAAGCCGCACGGCGGCAGCACCCCGGCGCAGATCCTCTACCAGCACCTCAACGAGGACGTTCCGCCGCCGTCCGCCCTGGCCCCCGATGTGGCGCCCGAACTGGACTCCCTGATCGCCTCCGCCACCGCGCGCGAGATCACGCTGCGCCCCGCCGACGCCGTCGCGCTGCTCGGCCAGACCCGCTCGGCCCGCGCCGCGCTGACCAACGCCCAACTGGACGCGGTACCGCCGCAGGCCAGGGAGGAGGGCACGGACAGCGGCTCGGAGAACCGGACGACGGTGATCCCGCGGCCCGCCGCCGGAGCCGGCGATCAGGACCAGCTCCACCGCACCAGCCGCCTGGAGCTGCCGCCGGACCCGCCCGAGCGGCGGGGACGCGGCAACCGAGACCGTGACCGCGGCGGCCGGATGCCACGGCGCGGGATCGTGACGATCATCGCCGGGGTGCTGCTGGCCCTCGGGATCGGCGTCGGCGTCTGGTACATCAACTCCGGGCAGTTCACCAAGGTCCCCCCGGTGCTGAAGATGACACAGGCGAAGGCCGAGAAGAAGCTGCACGACACCGGTCTGGACGTGAAGGTCGTCTCCGAGTTCAGCGATGTGGTCGACAAGGGCCGGGTGATCAGCACCAAGCCCGGTGTCGGTGCGCGCATCCGCGACAACGGCACCGTGACGATCCGGGTCTCCCAGGGGCCGGAGCGGGCCGAGGTGCCCAATGTGGTCGGCACCACACTCGCCGAGGCGAAGAAGAAGATCGCCGACCAGGGGCTGACGGTGGGCCGGATCACCCGGAGCTTCAGCGACGAGACCGCCCAGGGCTCGGTGCTGTCCACCAACCCCCGTGAGGGCTCCGTGCGCCGCCCCGACACCCCCGTGGCGATCGTGGTCAGCAAGGGACCCAAGATCGACATCCCGGACGTGATCGGTGACATGCTCGACGACGCCCGGTCCGAACTGAACGACGAAGGCTTCAAGGTCAAGATCGCCGAGCAGCGGGTCTTCTCCGACGAGGACAAGGGCGCGGTCGCCCGGCAGTCCCCGGGGGACGTGGCCGCCAAGGGCGACACCGTGACGCTGACGCTCTCCAAGGGCCAGGAGATGATCGAGGTACCGGATGTCGAGGGCATGAGCATCGACGACGCCACCACCGAGCTGGAGGACGCGGGTTTCGAGGTCGATGTCGACAAGCCGCTGTTCGCCGGGGACACGATCAAGGACCAGTCGGTGGACGGCGGGGACAAGGCCCCCAAGGGCAGCACCATCACCATTGAGGTCAAGGGCGTGTTCTAG
- a CDS encoding sulfite oxidase-like oxidoreductase, which yields MGQSESREGELAQLPPGQRLQRGWPVTHYGPVPKFRPERWEFRVFGATADGEKHCWTHEEFSALPYSTVVADLHCVTKFSMLDAEWGGVSAGSIVDLAPPAPDVTHVMVWAEYGFSSNMRLSDFAAPTSIFATHKDGELLTAEHGFPVRLVVPHLYAWKGPKWVRGVEYMTADRRGFWEERGYHNLGDPWKEQRYSYQEVPGDGPEL from the coding sequence ATGGGTCAGTCGGAAAGCCGCGAGGGGGAGCTCGCGCAGCTGCCTCCGGGTCAGCGACTGCAACGCGGTTGGCCGGTTACGCACTACGGGCCGGTGCCGAAGTTCAGGCCGGAGCGCTGGGAGTTCCGGGTCTTCGGTGCGACGGCGGACGGCGAGAAGCACTGCTGGACGCATGAGGAGTTCTCGGCGCTGCCGTACTCGACGGTCGTGGCCGATCTCCACTGCGTCACCAAATTCAGCATGCTCGACGCCGAATGGGGCGGGGTCTCGGCGGGGTCGATCGTGGATCTGGCGCCTCCCGCGCCGGATGTCACCCATGTGATGGTGTGGGCGGAATACGGCTTCAGCTCGAATATGCGGTTGTCGGACTTCGCCGCCCCGACCTCGATCTTCGCCACCCACAAGGACGGCGAACTCCTGACGGCGGAGCACGGATTCCCGGTCCGCCTGGTCGTTCCGCATCTCTACGCGTGGAAAGGGCCCAAATGGGTCCGGGGCGTGGAGTACATGACGGCCGACCGCCGGGGCTTCTGGGAGGAGCGGGGGTACCACAACCTCGGCGACCCCTGGAAGGAGCAGCGCTACTCCTATCAGGAGGTGCCGGGGGACGGTCCCGAGCTGTAG
- a CDS encoding class II 3-deoxy-7-phosphoheptulonate synthase, translating into MTVNAETHAGGNTWQSLPAAQQPDWPDQAALRDVIAELESYPPLVFAGECDALRHRLGAVARGEAFLLQGGDCAEAFDAVGADQIRNKLKTLLQMGAVLTYAGSVPVVKVGRIAGQYSKPRSKPTETRDGVTLPTYRGDSVNGFEFTEEARIPDPQRLKRMYQASASTLNLVRAFTTGGYADLRQVHAWNQDFVKSSPSGQRYEALAREIDRALNFMNACGVDPEEFKTVEFFSSHEALILDYESALTRTDSRTGDLYDVSGHMVWIGERTRQLDGAHIEFASKVRNPVGVKLGPTTTPEEALALIDRIDPDREPGRLTFITRMGADKIRDKLPNLVEKVTASGAQVVWVCDPMHGNTFEAASGHKTRRFDDVLDEVKGFFEVHKELGTHPGGIHVELTGDDVTECVGGGDEIFVDDLHQRYETACDPRLNRSQSLDLAFLVAEMYRHQ; encoded by the coding sequence GTGACCGTGAACGCTGAAACCCACGCCGGTGGCAACACCTGGCAGTCTCTTCCCGCGGCGCAGCAGCCTGACTGGCCGGACCAAGCGGCTCTGCGCGATGTGATCGCTGAGCTCGAGTCCTATCCGCCGCTCGTCTTCGCGGGCGAGTGCGATGCGCTGCGGCACCGCCTGGGGGCCGTGGCGCGGGGTGAGGCGTTTCTGCTCCAGGGCGGAGACTGCGCCGAGGCGTTCGACGCCGTGGGTGCCGACCAGATCCGCAACAAGCTGAAGACGCTCCTCCAGATGGGCGCCGTACTGACGTACGCCGGGTCCGTCCCGGTGGTGAAGGTCGGCCGGATCGCCGGGCAGTACAGCAAGCCGCGCTCGAAGCCGACCGAGACCCGGGACGGGGTGACCCTGCCCACCTACCGCGGTGACTCGGTCAACGGTTTCGAGTTCACCGAGGAGGCGCGGATCCCGGATCCGCAGCGGCTGAAGCGCATGTACCAGGCGTCGGCGTCGACGCTGAACCTGGTGCGCGCCTTCACCACCGGTGGCTACGCGGACCTGCGCCAGGTGCACGCCTGGAACCAGGACTTCGTGAAGTCCTCGCCGTCGGGTCAGCGCTACGAGGCGCTGGCGCGCGAGATCGACCGGGCGCTGAACTTCATGAACGCCTGCGGGGTGGACCCGGAGGAGTTCAAGACGGTGGAGTTCTTCTCCTCGCACGAGGCGCTGATCCTGGACTACGAGTCGGCGCTGACGCGTACGGACTCGCGGACCGGCGATCTGTACGACGTGTCCGGGCACATGGTGTGGATCGGTGAGCGCACCCGGCAGCTGGACGGGGCGCATATCGAGTTCGCGTCCAAGGTCCGCAACCCGGTGGGTGTGAAGCTCGGCCCGACGACCACGCCGGAAGAGGCGCTGGCGCTGATCGACCGGATCGACCCGGACCGCGAGCCGGGCCGGCTGACCTTCATCACGAGGATGGGCGCGGACAAGATCCGCGACAAGCTGCCCAATCTGGTGGAGAAGGTGACGGCGTCCGGGGCGCAGGTCGTGTGGGTCTGCGACCCGATGCACGGCAACACCTTCGAGGCGGCGTCCGGGCACAAGACCCGGCGCTTCGACGATGTGCTGGACGAGGTCAAGGGCTTCTTCGAGGTCCACAAGGAGCTGGGCACCCACCCGGGCGGTATCCATGTGGAGCTGACCGGGGACGACGTCACCGAGTGCGTGGGCGGCGGCGACGAGATCTTCGTCGACGATCTGCACCAGCGCTACGAGACGGCCTGCGACCCGCGGCTGAACCGCAGCCAGTCGCTGGACCTGGCGTTCCTGGTGGCGGAGATGTACCGGCACCAGTGA